A part of Chitinivibrionales bacterium genomic DNA contains:
- a CDS encoding thioredoxin family protein, whose amino-acid sequence MKEVKVLGTGCPKCKKLAEMIELVARENGFEINLEKVTDMNKIVSYGVMMTPGLVIDGEVKTSGKAPNPDELKEMLQ is encoded by the coding sequence ATGAAAGAAGTAAAAGTTTTGGGCACAGGATGTCCAAAGTGCAAAAAACTTGCGGAAATGATCGAGCTGGTTGCACGGGAAAATGGCTTTGAAATTAACCTGGAAAAAGTGACCGACATGAACAAAATCGTTTCGTATGGGGTGATGATGACCCCGGGTCTTGTTATCGACGGCGAGGTGAAAACATCGGGGAAAGCGCCGAATCCGGATGAACTCAAAGAAATGCTGCAGTAA
- a CDS encoding sulfite exporter TauE/SafE family protein: MAAAVWLGVLTSLSPCPLATNIAAVSFIGKQVSTTRSALYSGIAYTVGRSLTYLLLGAVLVSATRAIPSVSLFLQRYMNMFLGPALVLVGLFLLDIFSFSFGGSLLPQSTQKKLASFGLLGPLLLGAVFALTFCPVSAALFFGSTISLAVKHGSRIVMPSLYGIGTALPVIAFSFIIALGAHTIGEAFNKASVFEKWARKISGIIFISLGLYLSIKHLF; encoded by the coding sequence ATGGCGGCGGCGGTCTGGCTTGGGGTTCTCACCTCCCTGAGTCCCTGCCCACTGGCGACAAATATTGCGGCGGTCTCCTTTATCGGTAAACAGGTGAGCACGACACGAAGTGCGCTGTATTCGGGTATCGCCTATACAGTGGGACGATCGCTTACCTATCTGCTTCTTGGTGCGGTGCTGGTTTCCGCCACCCGAGCGATTCCGTCAGTCTCCCTGTTCCTTCAACGGTACATGAACATGTTTCTTGGGCCGGCGCTTGTTCTGGTTGGCCTTTTTTTGCTTGACATTTTCTCATTCAGCTTTGGTGGAAGCCTGCTTCCTCAGTCGACACAGAAAAAGCTTGCTTCTTTCGGGCTTTTGGGACCACTGCTCCTCGGGGCCGTCTTTGCCCTTACCTTCTGCCCCGTATCCGCCGCACTGTTTTTCGGCAGTACGATATCACTGGCGGTAAAACACGGCTCACGAATTGTAATGCCGTCACTCTACGGAATCGGAACGGCGCTGCCGGTTATCGCTTTTTCTTTTATTATCGCCCTGGGCGCCCATACAATAGGAGAGGCATTCAACAAGGCCTCTGTATTTGAAAAATGGGCGAGAAAAATAAGCGGAATTATATTCATTTCTCTTGGCTTATATCTTTCAATTAAGCATCTGTTTTAA
- a CDS encoding metalloregulator ArsR/SmtB family transcription factor — protein sequence MKQQEKLKFEAQAQIMKALAHSTRLFIVHRLAEREHCVCELTDLIGADISTVSKHLSIMKNAGIIGSERRNTNIYYSLKMPCILNFFSCANEVLKKKLEEQMDIV from the coding sequence ATGAAACAACAGGAAAAGCTTAAATTCGAAGCCCAGGCACAGATAATGAAAGCTCTGGCCCATTCAACAAGGCTCTTTATTGTTCACCGCCTCGCGGAACGGGAACACTGTGTCTGCGAACTCACCGATCTTATCGGTGCAGATATCTCCACTGTATCAAAACATTTGTCTATTATGAAAAATGCGGGGATTATCGGTTCTGAGAGACGAAATACGAATATCTATTATTCCCTCAAAATGCCCTGTATTCTCAATTTTTTCTCCTGCGCCAATGAAGTGCTGAAGAAAAAGCTGGAAGAACAGATGGATATTGTGTAA